A DNA window from Brassica napus cultivar Da-Ae chromosome C1, Da-Ae, whole genome shotgun sequence contains the following coding sequences:
- the LOC106375249 gene encoding chloride channel protein CLC-e isoform X2, whose amino-acid sequence MAAATPALCAALRSPFSPRRFSPIRETTAPLHFGLIPSSLFRSVATAGGRIFPRSPATKQQDDAGFDQPPSQELAIVSACLVGVLTGISVVLFNNCVHLLRDFSWDGIPDRGASWLRDAPIGSVWLRVILVPTLGGLLVSVLNNLREAAEDSDTAVNANANANAVLRPFLKAVAACVTLGTGNSLGPEGPSVEIGASIARGVNSVFNKSPQTGLSLLAAGSASGISSGFNAAVAGCFFAVESVLWPSSSDSSTSLPNSTSMVILSAVIASVVSEIGLGSEPAFKVPDYDFRSPGELPLYLLLGALCGLVSLALSRCTSSMTSAVDSLNKDAGIPKSVFPVLGGLTVGVIALVYPEVLYWGFENVDILLESRPFVKGLSADLLLQLVAVKIAATALCRASGLVGGYYAPSLFIGGAAGMAYGKFIGIALAQNPGIHLSILEVASPQAYGLVGMAATLAGVCQVPLTSVLLLFELTQDYRIVLPLLGAVGMSSWITSGQSKRQETRKRNSQEDVQSLTSSDEDEPSTNNLCEVESSLCVDDSSIQAEELQRSIFVSEAMRTRFATVMMSTSLEEAVTRMLIEKQSCALIVDPDNIFLGLLTLSDILEFSKARKEGNKEPKIFVSEICSMSGGGYRVPWTVTPDMDLLAAQTIMNKHEISHVPVVSGGSDSRRIHPVGVLDKECITVTRRALATRMFLDGVSSLQS is encoded by the exons ATGGCGGCAGCCACGCCTGCACTCTGTGCTGCTCTCCGATCTCCCTTCTCTCCCCGGAGATTCTCTCCGATCCGCGAAACCACCGCTCCATTGCACTTCGGTCTCATCCCTTCCTCGTTATTCCGTTCCGTCGCCACCGCCGGCGGTAGAATTTTCCCGCGTTCTCCGGCGACGAAGCAGCAGGATGATGCCGGATTCGATCAACCTCCGTCGCAGGAGCTCGCGATAGTCTCGGCGTGTTTAGTCGGCGTCCTCACCGGAATAAGCGTGGTTCTCTTCAACAACTGCGTTCACCTGCTCCGAGACTTCTCGTGGGACGGGATCCCCGATCGCGGAGCCTCGTGGCTCAGAGACGCGCCGATCGGATCCGTATGGCTGCGCGTCATACTCGTCCCGACTCTCGGCGGTTTGTTAGTCAGCGTCCTTAACAACCTCCGAGAAGCTGCTGAAGATTCCGATACCGCTGTAAACGCAAACGCAAACGCAAACGCAGTGCTGCGTCCTTTCCTCAAGGCGGTTGCGGCGTGTGTGACGCTAGGCACGGGAAACTCGCTGGGTCCTGAAGGTCCTAGCGTTGAGATCGGAGCGTCGATCGCGAGAGGAGTGAACTCTGTGTTTAATAAGAGTCCCCAGACTGGGCTCTCGCTACTTGCCGCTGGCTCAGCGTCTGGAATCTCTTCTG GGTTCAATGCGGCTGTTGCTGGATGCTTCTTTGCAGTTGAATCCGTGTTGTGGCCTTCATCGAGTGATTCGTCTACTTCACTTCCAAACTCTACTTCGATGGTTATTCTTAGTGCTGTTATTGCTTCTGTTGTGTCTGAAATTGGTTTGGGATCTGAGCCTGCGTTTAAGGTTCCTGACTATGACTTCCGCTCTCCTGGAG AACTTCCACTCTATCTCTTACTGGGCGCTCTGTGTGGCTTGGTCTCGTTGGCGTTATCTCGATGCACATCATCCATGACATCTGCTGTTGACTCTCTCAACAAGGACGCTGGGATACCAAAGTCTGTGTTTCCTGTATTGGGTGGCTTAACCGTTGGTGTCATAGCTTTGGTATACCCTGAAGTCTTATACTGGGGTTTCGAGAACGTGGATATTTTGCTGGAGTCTCGTCCCTTTGTGAAGGGCCTTTCAGCTGATCTTTTGCTTCAGCTGGTAGCGGTCAAGATAGCTGCAACAGCGTTGTGCCGAGCTTCTGGACTGGTGGGAGGATACTATGCTCCTTCTCTGTTTATTGGTGGGGCGGCCGGAATGGCCTATGGAAAGTTTATTGGCATTGCCTTGGCTCAGAATCCTGGGATTCATCTCTCTATCCTCGAAGTGGCTTCTCCACAAGCTTATGGTCTG GTTGGAATGGCTGCTACACTTGCGGGGGTTTGTCAAGTTCCTCTCACATCGGTACTACTGCTGTTTGAACTTACACAGGACTATCGTATTGTGTTACCCCTTCTGGGAGCTGTAGGCATGTCGTCATGGATTACATCTGGACAGTCAAAGAGACAAGAAACTCGGAAAAGAAACAGCCAAGAAGATGTACAGTCTCTGACGTCATCAGATGAGGATGAACCATCAACGAATAACCTTTGTGAAGTTGAAAGTTCTCTTTGTGTAGATGATTCAAGCATCCAAGCTGAGgagctacaaaggagtatcttcGTTTCAGAAGCCATGCGAACAAGATTTGCCACGGTTATGATGAGCACTTCTCTGGAAGAAGCAGTAACTCGTATGCTGATAGAGAAACAGTCATGTGCGCTGATTGTTGATCCTGACAACATCTTTCTCGGGCTACTTACACTTTCAGACATTCTGGAATTTAGCAAAGCAagaaaagaaggaaacaaagaaccTAAG ATTTTTGTAAGTGAAATATGTTCGATGAGCGGAGGAGGATATAGAGTGCCGTGGACTGTGACACCTGATATGGATCTTCTCGCTGCCCAAACAATCATGAACAAGCATGAAATATCTCATGTTCCAGTCGTTTCAGGAGGCAGTGATTCTCGCAGAATACACCCTGTTGGGGTCCTAGATAAAGAATGTATCACTGTAACACGCAG AGCTCTAGCAACCAGAATGTTCCTCGACGGAGTCAGTTCTCTGCAATCGTAA
- the LOC106375249 gene encoding chloride channel protein CLC-e isoform X1, producing the protein MAAATPALCAALRSPFSPRRFSPIRETTAPLHFGLIPSSLFRSVATAGGRIFPRSPATKQQDDAGFDQPPSQELAIVSACLVGVLTGISVVLFNNCVHLLRDFSWDGIPDRGASWLRDAPIGSVWLRVILVPTLGGLLVSVLNNLREAAEDSDTAVNANANANAVLRPFLKAVAACVTLGTGNSLGPEGPSVEIGASIARGVNSVFNKSPQTGLSLLAAGSASGISSGFNAAVAGCFFAVESVLWPSSSDSSTSLPNSTSMVILSAVIASVVSEIGLGSEPAFKVPDYDFRSPGELPLYLLLGALCGLVSLALSRCTSSMTSAVDSLNKDAGIPKSVFPVLGGLTVGVIALVYPEVLYWGFENVDILLESRPFVKGLSADLLLQLVAVKIAATALCRASGLVGGYYAPSLFIGGAAGMAYGKFIGIALAQNPGIHLSILEVASPQAYGLVGMAATLAGVCQVPLTSVLLLFELTQDYRIVLPLLGAVGMSSWITSGQSKRQETRKRNSQEDVQSLTSSDEDEPSTNNLCEVESSLCVDDSSIQAEELQRSIFVSEAMRTRFATVMMSTSLEEAVTRMLIEKQSCALIVDPDNIFLGLLTLSDILEFSKARKEGNKEPKEIFVSEICSMSGGGYRVPWTVTPDMDLLAAQTIMNKHEISHVPVVSGGSDSRRIHPVGVLDKECITVTRRALATRMFLDGVSSLQS; encoded by the exons ATGGCGGCAGCCACGCCTGCACTCTGTGCTGCTCTCCGATCTCCCTTCTCTCCCCGGAGATTCTCTCCGATCCGCGAAACCACCGCTCCATTGCACTTCGGTCTCATCCCTTCCTCGTTATTCCGTTCCGTCGCCACCGCCGGCGGTAGAATTTTCCCGCGTTCTCCGGCGACGAAGCAGCAGGATGATGCCGGATTCGATCAACCTCCGTCGCAGGAGCTCGCGATAGTCTCGGCGTGTTTAGTCGGCGTCCTCACCGGAATAAGCGTGGTTCTCTTCAACAACTGCGTTCACCTGCTCCGAGACTTCTCGTGGGACGGGATCCCCGATCGCGGAGCCTCGTGGCTCAGAGACGCGCCGATCGGATCCGTATGGCTGCGCGTCATACTCGTCCCGACTCTCGGCGGTTTGTTAGTCAGCGTCCTTAACAACCTCCGAGAAGCTGCTGAAGATTCCGATACCGCTGTAAACGCAAACGCAAACGCAAACGCAGTGCTGCGTCCTTTCCTCAAGGCGGTTGCGGCGTGTGTGACGCTAGGCACGGGAAACTCGCTGGGTCCTGAAGGTCCTAGCGTTGAGATCGGAGCGTCGATCGCGAGAGGAGTGAACTCTGTGTTTAATAAGAGTCCCCAGACTGGGCTCTCGCTACTTGCCGCTGGCTCAGCGTCTGGAATCTCTTCTG GGTTCAATGCGGCTGTTGCTGGATGCTTCTTTGCAGTTGAATCCGTGTTGTGGCCTTCATCGAGTGATTCGTCTACTTCACTTCCAAACTCTACTTCGATGGTTATTCTTAGTGCTGTTATTGCTTCTGTTGTGTCTGAAATTGGTTTGGGATCTGAGCCTGCGTTTAAGGTTCCTGACTATGACTTCCGCTCTCCTGGAG AACTTCCACTCTATCTCTTACTGGGCGCTCTGTGTGGCTTGGTCTCGTTGGCGTTATCTCGATGCACATCATCCATGACATCTGCTGTTGACTCTCTCAACAAGGACGCTGGGATACCAAAGTCTGTGTTTCCTGTATTGGGTGGCTTAACCGTTGGTGTCATAGCTTTGGTATACCCTGAAGTCTTATACTGGGGTTTCGAGAACGTGGATATTTTGCTGGAGTCTCGTCCCTTTGTGAAGGGCCTTTCAGCTGATCTTTTGCTTCAGCTGGTAGCGGTCAAGATAGCTGCAACAGCGTTGTGCCGAGCTTCTGGACTGGTGGGAGGATACTATGCTCCTTCTCTGTTTATTGGTGGGGCGGCCGGAATGGCCTATGGAAAGTTTATTGGCATTGCCTTGGCTCAGAATCCTGGGATTCATCTCTCTATCCTCGAAGTGGCTTCTCCACAAGCTTATGGTCTG GTTGGAATGGCTGCTACACTTGCGGGGGTTTGTCAAGTTCCTCTCACATCGGTACTACTGCTGTTTGAACTTACACAGGACTATCGTATTGTGTTACCCCTTCTGGGAGCTGTAGGCATGTCGTCATGGATTACATCTGGACAGTCAAAGAGACAAGAAACTCGGAAAAGAAACAGCCAAGAAGATGTACAGTCTCTGACGTCATCAGATGAGGATGAACCATCAACGAATAACCTTTGTGAAGTTGAAAGTTCTCTTTGTGTAGATGATTCAAGCATCCAAGCTGAGgagctacaaaggagtatcttcGTTTCAGAAGCCATGCGAACAAGATTTGCCACGGTTATGATGAGCACTTCTCTGGAAGAAGCAGTAACTCGTATGCTGATAGAGAAACAGTCATGTGCGCTGATTGTTGATCCTGACAACATCTTTCTCGGGCTACTTACACTTTCAGACATTCTGGAATTTAGCAAAGCAagaaaagaaggaaacaaagaaccTAAG GAGATTTTTGTAAGTGAAATATGTTCGATGAGCGGAGGAGGATATAGAGTGCCGTGGACTGTGACACCTGATATGGATCTTCTCGCTGCCCAAACAATCATGAACAAGCATGAAATATCTCATGTTCCAGTCGTTTCAGGAGGCAGTGATTCTCGCAGAATACACCCTGTTGGGGTCCTAGATAAAGAATGTATCACTGTAACACGCAG AGCTCTAGCAACCAGAATGTTCCTCGACGGAGTCAGTTCTCTGCAATCGTAA
- the LOC106375251 gene encoding tetraketide alpha-pyrone reductase 1, with product MDQPKGKVCVTGASGFLASWLVKRILLEGYEVIGTVRDPANEKKLAHLWKLERAKERLLLVKADLMEDGSFDNAIIGCQGVFHTASPVLKPTSNPEEEILKPAIEGTLNVLRSCSKNQSLKRVVLTSSSSTVRIRDDFDPNIPLDESVWTSVELCKRFQVWYALSKTLAEQAAWKFCEENSIDLVTVLPSFLVGPSLPPDLCSTASDVLGLLKGETEKFQWHGQMGYVHIDDVARTHILVFEHEAAGGRYICSSNVVSLEELASFLSTRYPSLPIPKRFEKLNRLHYDFDTSKIKSLGLKFKSLEEMFDDCIASFVEKGYLSHVVTSQ from the exons ATGGATCAACCAAAAGGAAAAGTTTGTGTGACAGGAGCTTCAGGCTTCTTAGCTTCTTGGCTTGTTAAGAGGATTCTCCTTGAGGGATATGAAGTTATCGGAACAGTCAGAGATCCAG CAAATGAGAAGAAGCTTGCGCACCTTTGGAAGTTGGAAAGGGCAAAGGAGAGACTACTGCTGGTGAAGGCAGATTTAATGGAAGATGGAAGTTTTGATAACGCCATAATAGGATGCCAAGGAGTTTTCCATACTGCTTCTCCTGTTCTCAAACCTACATCTAATCCAGAG GAGGAGATTTTGAAACCAGCTATAGAGGGCACACTGAATGTACTGAGATCATGCAGTAAGAATCAGTCTTTGAAGCGTGTGGTCCTCACCTCTTCCTCCTCAACAGTCAGGATCAGAGATGATTTTGATCCCAATATCCCTCTTGACGAATCTGTTTGGACCTCTGTTGAACTCTGCAAGCGTTTTCAG GTCTGGTATGCATTATCAAAGACATTAGCCGAGCAAGCTGCATGGAAATTCTGTGAAGAAAATAGTATTGACCTTGTCACTGTTCTACCATCCTTCCTCGTTGGACCTAGCCTGCCTCCTGATCTGTGTTCTACAGCATCTGATGTCCTCGGATTGCTGAAAG GAGAAACAGAGAAATTTCAATGGCATGGACAGATGGGGTACGTTCATATCGATGACGTGGCAAGAACCCACATACTCGTTTTCGAACACGAAGCAGCCGGGGGCAGATACATTTGCAGCTCTAACGTTGTCAGTCTAGAGGAACTGGCTTCCTTTTTATCCACACGTTACCCATCACTCCCTATCCCCAAGAG gtttgaGAAGCTTAACAGGCTGCATTACGACTTTGACACTTCGAAGATAAAGAGCCTCGGGCTCAAGTTCAAGTCTCTTGAAGAGATGTTCGATGACTGCATTGCCTCTTTTGTAGAGAAAGGCTATTTATCTCATGTCGTTACatcacaataa
- the LOC106372773 gene encoding putative F-box/LRR-repeat protein At3g18150 yields MADVSATAARRIRSRHCHGGDGVVVDTISGLPDVILQHILTFIPTKYAITTSLLSKRWRHVWCDTPSLSFKTSSTLNAACINQTLTLYTAPKMMHFLLDINENDDVPHIDAWIEFAMSRNVEKMFLFLWVDKYSFPKFFYVSSSLKQLTLKHCDTSPKCSVSWTSLKNLSLLTCSVSDESMAKILSGCPVLESLTLNRCDELSYLDLSRSLRLRTLVVERSSSATGPKDIEAPHIHYLYLRYSQFPCSLVDVSSLTEANVDICTNELSYNARLLQPAVMDMLEKLQHVEKLTFGGNLLQVLSVAQLRGVPFPMFKVKALTLKTRIFHYIIPGIRRVLQNSDDLKKLTVHTIHCDIKLAKLLDRYLTSQAFNKAQLCPRLKDAVHWDVKSKHLPLFVELVLKNTKTLDKMFLVLDHRYRMFRKIIGTLSRNDKVSISLDSY; encoded by the exons ATGGCAGACGTGAGCGCCACCGCCGCGAGAAGAATCCGTAGCCGCCACTGCCACGGTGGTGATGGTGTGGTAGTAGACACAATCAGCGGTCTACCTGATGTGATTCTCCAACATATCCTCACCTTTATTCCAACCAAATACGCCATCACAACGTCGCTCTTGTCAAAACGATGGAGGCATGTATGGTGTGACACACCATCCCTCTCCTTCAAGACCTCTTCTACCCTCAACGCTGCTTGCATCAACCAAACCCTGACTCTGTACACAGCTCCCAAGATGATGCATTTTCTCCTCGATATCAACGAGAACGACGATGTTCCCCATATCGACGCGTGGATCGAGTTTGCCATGTCCCGGAACGTGGAGAAAATGTTCTTGTTTCTCTGGGTTGACAAGTATAGTTTTCCTAAGTTCTTCTACGTTAGCTCCTCTCTCAAGCAACTCACCTTGAAGCACTGTGATACGTCTCCCAAATGCTCAGTGTCTTGGACATCACTCAAGAACCTGTCCTTGCTTACATGTAGTGTCTCTGATGAATCTATGGCTAAGATTCTATCTGGTTGTCCCGTTCTCGAGAGCTTAACATTGAATCGCTGCGATGAACTAAGTTATCTTGATCTTAGCAGATCTCTACGACTGAGAACATTAGTAGTAGAGCGCAGCAGTTCGGCTACGGGGCCAAAAGATATCGAGGCACCACATATACATTATCTCTATTTGAGATACTCTCAGTTCCCATGTAGTTTAGTTGATGTCTCGTCTTTAACCGAAGCTAATGTCGACATTTGCACGAATGAACTATCCTACAATGCTCGTTTGCTTCAACCCGCGGTGATGGATATGCTAGAAAAGCTACAGCATGTTGAGAAACTTACTTTTGGAGGAAACCTTCTTCAG GTTTTATCTGTTGCCCAGCTTCGTGGTGTTCCTTTTCCAATGTTCAAGGTCAAAGCATTGACACTTAAGACAAGGATCTTTCATTATATTATTCCTGGCATAAGAAGGGTGTTACAAAACTCAGATGATTTAAAGAAGCTAACAGTACACACAATCCATTGCGACATCAAACTG GCAAAGCTTCTTGACCGCTACTTGACATCGCAAGCCTTCAATAAGGCGCAGTTGTGTCCGAGATTAAAAGATGCGGTCCATTGGGATGTAAAGTCAAAGCACCTGCCTTTGTTCGTGGAACTTGTGCTTAAAAACACAAAGACATTAGACAAGATGTTCTTAGTATTGGACCATCGTTACCGTATGTTTAGAAAGATTATTGGAACACTTTCTCGCAACGACAAAGTCTCCATTAGTCTTGACTCTTATTGA
- the LOC106374182 gene encoding AP-1 complex subunit sigma-1-like isoform X1, whose translation MIHFVLLVSRQGKVRLTKWYSPYTQKERSKVIRELSGVILNRGPKLCNFVEWRGYKVVYKRYASLYFCMCIDAEDNELEVLEIIHHYVEILDRYFGSVCELDLIFHFHKAYYILDELLIAGELQESSKKTVARIISAQDLSLTNVCFGRIKWWKLQKRRLVPLATSSLRLLK comes from the exons ATG ATACATTTTGTGCTTCTCGTTAGCCGCCAAGGAAAAGTCAGGCTCACCAAATGGTACTCGCCTTATACGCAGAAGGAAAGATCTAAG GTTATACGTGAGCTCAGTGGAGTGATTCTGAACCGAGGTCCCAAGCTCTGCAACTTCGTCGAGTGGAGAGGTTACAAAGTCGTCTACAAAAGATACGCGAGCCTCTACTTCTGTATGTGTATTGATGCGGAGGATAACGAGTTGGAAGTCCTTGAGATCATTCATCACTACGTTGAGATCCTCGACCGCTATTTCGGAAGT GTGTGTGAGCTCGATTTGATTTTTCACTTCCACAAG GCGTATTACATATTGGACGAGCTTTTGATTGCCGGTGAGCTCCAAGAGTCAAGCAAGAAAACAGTTGCCAGGATTATCTCTGCTCAG GATTTATCTTTGACAAATGTCTGTTTTGGAAGGATCAAATGGTGGAAGCTGCAAAAGAGGAGGCTGGTTCCATTAGCTACATCATCGCTCAGACTACTTAAATAG
- the LOC106374182 gene encoding AP-1 complex subunit sigma-2-like isoform X2: MIHFVLLVSRQGKVRLTKWYSPYTQKERSKVIRELSGVILNRGPKLCNFVEWRGYKVVYKRYASLYFCMCIDAEDNELEVLEIIHHYVEILDRYFGSVCELDLIFHFHKAYYILDELLIAGELQESSKKTVARIISAQDQMVEAAKEEAGSISYIIAQTT, from the exons ATG ATACATTTTGTGCTTCTCGTTAGCCGCCAAGGAAAAGTCAGGCTCACCAAATGGTACTCGCCTTATACGCAGAAGGAAAGATCTAAG GTTATACGTGAGCTCAGTGGAGTGATTCTGAACCGAGGTCCCAAGCTCTGCAACTTCGTCGAGTGGAGAGGTTACAAAGTCGTCTACAAAAGATACGCGAGCCTCTACTTCTGTATGTGTATTGATGCGGAGGATAACGAGTTGGAAGTCCTTGAGATCATTCATCACTACGTTGAGATCCTCGACCGCTATTTCGGAAGT GTGTGTGAGCTCGATTTGATTTTTCACTTCCACAAG GCGTATTACATATTGGACGAGCTTTTGATTGCCGGTGAGCTCCAAGAGTCAAGCAAGAAAACAGTTGCCAGGATTATCTCTGCTCAG GATCAAATGGTGGAAGCTGCAAAAGAGGAGGCTGGTTCCATTAGCTACATCATCGCTCAGACTACTTAA
- the LOC106374184 gene encoding AT-hook motif nuclear-localized protein 25, which translates to MSGYMHPLLGQELHLQRPEDSRTPPDHNHMELNRSGADEAKGETTPTGGGAASSATASGSSSGRRPRGRPAGSKNKPKPPTIITRDSPNVLRSHVLEVTSGSDISEAVSTYATRRGCGVCVLSATGAVTNVTIRQPAAPTGGGVITLHGRFEILSLTGTALPPPAPPGAGGLTVYLAGGQGQVVGGNVAGSLIASGPVVLMAASFANAVYDRLPMEEEETPPPRTTGVQQPQPAASQSSEVTRSEAQMCESNMGGRNGGVAFYNLGMNMNNFQFSGGDIFGLSGGGGGGGGGDGGGVTRPAF; encoded by the coding sequence ATGTCTGGCTATATGCACCCTCTTCTAGGGCAAGAACTGCATCTACAGAGACCTGAAGATTCCAGAACCCCACCTGACCATAATCACATGGAACTCAACAGATCTGGAGCAGATGAAGCAAAGGGAGAAACCACTCCCACCGGTGGAGGAGCAGCCAGCTCAGCAACCGCCTCTGGCTCTTCCTCGGGACGCCGTCCACGTGGCCGTCCTGCTGGTTCCAAAAACAAACCCAAACCTCCCACTATTATCACCAGAGATAGTCCTAACGTCCTTAGATCCCACGTTCTTGAAGTTACCTCCGGCTCGGACATATCCGAAGCTGTTTCTACTTACGCCACTCGTCGTGGCTGCGGAGTTTGCGTTTTAAGCGCTACCGGTGCGGTCACTAACGTCACCATACGGCAACCGGCGGCTCCTACGGGTGGCGGTGTAATTACACTGCATGGTCGGTTTGAGATTTTGTCTTTGACAGGGACTGCGCTTCCACCGCCTGCGCCGCCGGGAGCGGGAGGTTTGACAGTGTATCTAGCCGGAGGTCAAGGACAGGTTGTAGGAGGGAATGTGGCTGGTTCTTTGATAGCTTCGGGCCCAGTAGTCTTGATGGCTGCGTCCTTTGCAAACGCAGTTTATGATAGGTTACCGATGGAAGAGGAAGAAACTCCACCGCCAAGAACCACTGGAGTACAGCAGCCGCAGCCGGCGGCGTCTCAGTCGTCGGAGGTTACGAGGAGTGAGGCCCAAATGTGTGAGTCGAACATGGGAGGTAGAAACGGAGGTGTTGCTTTCTATAATCTTGGAATGAATATGAACAATTTTCAATTCTCAGGCGGCGATATTTTTGGTCTAAGCGGCGGAGGTGGTGGAGGCGGCGGAGGAGATGGTGGAGGTGTTACTAGACCTGCGTTTTAG